In Luteitalea sp. TBR-22, one genomic interval encodes:
- a CDS encoding ABC transporter ATP-binding protein, translating into MLRAADLTCRFGRAEVLRGVSLQVPRGGITGILGPNGSGKTTLLRLLAGALPPTSGEVRLDDVPVASIPKRQLARRLAVVPQEIHPVFDYTVLDLALMGRYAHLGPFGFETAGDLLAVRRALAATGTADLECRHFDTLSGGEKQRVVIASALAQFDEDTNDEGRLLILDEPTAALDLHYQFEVAHLLRHLAEARHLTLLVTTHDLQFAWQVCDRVVLLQDGRVLADGPTVDTLTPEHLRALYGVQVDRMTHPDGTVSLVPVSLVGARR; encoded by the coding sequence TTGCTGCGAGCCGCTGACCTCACGTGCCGGTTCGGTCGCGCCGAGGTCCTGCGGGGCGTGTCGCTGCAGGTCCCGCGGGGCGGCATCACCGGCATCCTGGGCCCCAACGGCTCGGGCAAGACGACGCTGCTGCGCCTGCTGGCCGGCGCGCTGCCGCCGACCAGCGGTGAGGTGCGCCTCGACGACGTCCCGGTGGCGAGCATCCCGAAGCGGCAGCTCGCACGGCGGCTGGCCGTGGTGCCCCAGGAGATCCACCCGGTGTTCGACTACACCGTGCTGGACCTCGCCCTGATGGGGCGCTACGCCCACCTCGGCCCGTTCGGCTTCGAGACGGCCGGCGACCTGCTGGCCGTGCGCCGCGCGCTGGCGGCCACCGGCACCGCCGATCTCGAGTGCCGGCACTTCGACACGCTCAGCGGGGGCGAGAAGCAGCGCGTGGTGATTGCCAGCGCCCTCGCGCAGTTCGACGAAGACACCAACGACGAGGGCCGGCTGCTGATCCTCGACGAGCCGACCGCGGCGCTCGACCTGCACTACCAGTTCGAGGTCGCGCACCTGTTGCGGCACCTGGCCGAGGCTCGCCACCTGACGCTGCTGGTCACCACGCACGACCTGCAGTTCGCCTGGCAGGTGTGCGACCGCGTCGTGCTGCTGCAGGACGGGCGGGTCCTTGCCGACGGCCCCACCGTCGACACCCTGACGCCGGAGCACCTTCGTGCGTTGTACGGCGTGCAGGTCGACCGCATGACGCACCCGGACGGCACCGTCTCGCTGGTGCCGGTCTCGCTGGTGGGGGCGCGGCGGTGA
- a CDS encoding secondary thiamine-phosphate synthase enzyme YjbQ, translating into MSKSSTVTVRETPVAEVTTVSAGGLKIHGETFVIETDERIDVVDLTERIMELVRGLNVREGIVSLWSLHTTCTVFINEFQTALLSDIRRFLEKMVARDDAWTHNDPDHSDCDRMNADSHLRALLLGHSLTLQISGGDVVLGQWQRILMGELDGPRSRTLRVQVWGIA; encoded by the coding sequence ATGAGCAAGAGTTCCACGGTGACCGTCCGCGAGACGCCAGTCGCGGAGGTGACGACCGTTTCCGCCGGGGGGTTGAAGATTCACGGCGAGACCTTCGTCATCGAAACCGACGAGCGCATCGACGTGGTCGACCTGACCGAGCGGATCATGGAGCTCGTGCGGGGGCTGAACGTCCGCGAAGGCATCGTCAGCCTGTGGTCCCTCCACACCACCTGCACGGTGTTCATCAACGAGTTCCAGACGGCGCTCCTCTCGGACATCCGCCGGTTCCTCGAGAAGATGGTCGCCCGTGACGACGCCTGGACCCACAACGATCCGGACCACAGCGACTGCGACCGCATGAACGCGGACAGCCACCTGCGCGCCCTGCTCCTCGGGCACAGCCTGACGCTGCAGATCAGCGGCGGCGACGTCGTGCTCGGCCAGTGGCAGCGCATCCTGATGGGCGAGCTCGACGGCCCGCGTTCGCGCACCCTGCGCGTGCAGGTCTGGGGCATCGCCTAG
- a CDS encoding iron ABC transporter permease, translating into MSEGRGQTVGQGRRLQAESGRLQGESRRLEDSEPAPGVAPWDPLDPRRAAQAASALRRRAWRTHASFAALLLAAVVVAPLVGSTSLDLAEVLDRSRPFADNTAAQIFFIARLPRVLAAGLVGATLALAGVVMQALLRNPLATPFTLGVSSGSALGAMLAITFLPAWTGNALTSVPLASLAGAAGAVLIVYALAQVRHRGFSTDVLLLAGVTLNAFFSALILLVQYLSDFTETVRTLRWLMGDLDVAGYAPLGIATVLLLPALVAFAWLPRSLNALALGAEQAGTRGVPVLGVQRLAFFASSLATGVAVSLAGPIGFVGIIVPHLVRLLVGADHRVVLPASALFGGAFLIACDAVARIVIAPVELPVGVVTAVIGAPFFLWLLIRKP; encoded by the coding sequence GTGAGCGAGGGGCGCGGCCAGACCGTCGGCCAGGGCCGACGGCTACAGGCGGAGAGCGGACGGTTGCAGGGGGAGAGCCGACGGCTCGAAGACAGCGAGCCGGCGCCTGGTGTCGCGCCCTGGGATCCGCTGGACCCGAGGCGTGCCGCGCAGGCCGCCTCGGCGCTGCGTCGCCGCGCCTGGCGCACGCACGCCAGCTTCGCGGCGCTGCTGCTGGCGGCCGTCGTCGTGGCTCCGCTGGTGGGTTCCACGTCGCTCGACCTTGCCGAGGTGCTCGACAGGTCGCGCCCGTTCGCCGACAACACCGCGGCGCAGATCTTCTTCATCGCGCGACTGCCGCGGGTGCTGGCCGCCGGACTGGTGGGCGCAACGCTCGCCCTGGCCGGCGTCGTGATGCAGGCCCTGCTGCGCAATCCGCTCGCGACACCGTTCACGCTGGGTGTGTCGTCGGGATCGGCGCTGGGCGCGATGCTGGCCATCACGTTCCTGCCCGCCTGGACCGGCAACGCCTTGACCTCCGTGCCGCTGGCCAGCCTGGCGGGCGCGGCGGGCGCGGTGCTGATCGTCTACGCGCTGGCGCAGGTCCGCCACCGCGGCTTCTCCACCGACGTGCTGCTGCTGGCCGGCGTCACGCTCAACGCCTTCTTCTCGGCGTTGATCCTGCTCGTCCAGTACCTCTCGGACTTCACCGAGACCGTCCGGACCCTGCGTTGGCTGATGGGCGACCTCGACGTGGCAGGCTACGCGCCCCTCGGCATCGCCACCGTGCTGCTGCTGCCGGCCCTGGTGGCGTTCGCCTGGCTGCCCCGCAGCCTCAACGCGCTCGCGCTGGGCGCGGAACAGGCGGGGACGCGCGGCGTGCCGGTGCTCGGCGTCCAGCGGCTGGCGTTCTTCGCCTCGTCGCTCGCCACCGGCGTGGCCGTGTCGCTGGCCGGGCCCATCGGCTTTGTCGGCATCATCGTCCCGCACCTGGTGCGCCTGCTCGTCGGCGCCGATCACCGCGTCGTGCTGCCGGCGTCGGCGCTGTTCGGCGGCGCATTCCTCATCGCCTGTGACGCCGTCGCCCGCATCGTCATCGCCCC
- the mqnE gene encoding aminofutalosine synthase MqnE, with the protein MRTRLRAAGLLDIADKLEARQRLTAEDGLCLFEHPDLRLVGWLANRERERRHGDRTYYNYNLRLEVTNVCQASCLFCSFARLEEGKPGAYTMSLEQAWDKVRSREGQALTEVHIVNGLHPHLPFSYYTDLLAGFKRLRPDITLKAFTAVEIAFFADLYGMTDEQVLRELMAVGLESIPGGGAEIFAERVRRKIAHDKADADRYLSIHATAHRLGMKTNVTMLFGHIERLDERVDHLLRVRAQQDASGGFQAFIPLTFHPDNNQMRKLPPPTAADTLRTIAVSRLLLDNVDHVKAFWIATGVSVAQAALWFGADDLDGTVQEERIYHMAGSDTPDILTTAQLRRLVEAAGRTPLERDTLYNLVGV; encoded by the coding sequence ATGCGCACCCGCCTGCGTGCAGCCGGGTTGCTCGACATCGCAGACAAGCTCGAGGCCCGGCAGCGACTGACTGCCGAGGACGGGCTGTGCCTGTTCGAGCACCCCGACCTCCGACTCGTCGGCTGGCTCGCCAACCGCGAGCGCGAGCGTCGTCACGGCGACCGGACGTACTACAACTACAACCTCCGCCTCGAGGTCACCAACGTCTGCCAGGCGTCGTGCCTGTTCTGCTCGTTCGCGCGCCTCGAGGAAGGCAAGCCGGGCGCCTACACCATGTCGCTCGAGCAGGCCTGGGACAAGGTCCGCTCGCGCGAGGGCCAGGCCCTCACCGAGGTCCACATCGTCAACGGCCTGCACCCGCACCTGCCGTTCTCCTACTACACGGACCTGCTCGCCGGCTTCAAGCGCCTCCGGCCCGACATCACGCTGAAGGCGTTCACTGCCGTGGAGATCGCGTTCTTCGCCGACCTCTACGGGATGACCGACGAGCAGGTGCTGCGCGAGCTGATGGCGGTGGGCCTCGAGTCCATCCCCGGCGGTGGGGCAGAGATCTTCGCCGAGCGCGTGCGCCGCAAGATCGCCCACGACAAGGCCGACGCCGATCGCTACCTCTCGATCCACGCCACGGCGCATCGCCTCGGCATGAAGACGAACGTGACGATGCTGTTCGGGCACATCGAGCGGCTCGACGAGCGCGTCGACCACCTGCTGCGCGTGCGCGCCCAGCAGGACGCGAGCGGCGGCTTCCAGGCCTTCATCCCGCTGACGTTCCACCCGGACAACAACCAGATGCGCAAGCTGCCGCCGCCGACCGCGGCCGACACGCTGCGCACCATCGCGGTCTCGCGCCTGCTGCTCGACAACGTCGATCACGTGAAGGCGTTCTGGATTGCGACGGGCGTGTCGGTGGCGCAGGCCGCGCTCTGGTTCGGCGCCGACGACCTCGACGGCACCGTGCAGGAAGAGCGCATCTACCACATGGCGGGGTCGGATACGCCCGACATCCTCACCACCGCGCAACTGCGCCGCCTCGTGGAGGCCGCCGGCCGGACGCCACTCGAGCGCGACACCCTGTACAACCTGGTTGGCGTTTAA
- a CDS encoding TonB-dependent receptor domain-containing protein, producing MIRSHALPLAGLLLALLSAPASAARLTGTVTSGDGHPVSDARVVLESPTGPVASTRTDRTGAYLLDAPDGDYVLRVVAEGFSGPSQRVQLTGAAATLDIRVDVAALAESVVVTAGLAPVTRSGTGASLTVLDQTELRARQLESSVDALRSVPGLAVLRSGGRGAVTSLFPRGGESDFTLVLVDGIRLNDMGGSFDAAHLPLFDLDRIEVVRGPQSALYGTDAVGGVVQLVTRRGGPFSAGGLFEAGSFGTWRANGTANGTTGRFRWGGGVERLASDGFTGTAPGTGEVVSNDDYTRTDATVSLGYQGDRLLLSGLLRAGDNTRGVPGPYGSDPNDTYAGVDRVSRNDNRTLAAGASATWRLRPAAQVRGAFSLADRDSTYLSIYTPDTPTASGNRLYSGRGSFDLAWLGVAWTAGGEYMRERAQSAYFTGLENQEIPVDRTQVGAFGEGRFERGRLALQGGLRYERVVRDALEGNRSVFSPRPPFAASTTSVVNPRLSVSYRLLGGDTTWLRLRGNFGTGMRAPGAFEIAFTDNPGLKPERTRSIDGGVETGWFGGRLIVDAVYFRNEYDDLIVTVARVPGTTSYRSDNISNALAEGVEGTVSFRPTAFMTVRGGVVGQRTEILANDGRPVAPSPFTVGDPLLRRPELAGFADVILTAGRTSGFVRVDSRGDTQDIDPSFGANAGIFTNPGYLTVDAGASWRVLERVEVFGRALNLLDTDYEEIFGFPALGRSVMVGVRVAASR from the coding sequence ATGATTCGCTCGCACGCCCTGCCCCTGGCCGGGTTGCTGCTGGCCCTGCTTTCGGCCCCCGCGTCTGCGGCCCGGCTGACCGGCACGGTGACCAGCGGCGACGGCCACCCCGTTTCAGACGCCCGCGTCGTCCTCGAGAGTCCCACCGGACCCGTGGCCTCGACGCGCACCGACCGCACCGGCGCGTACCTGCTCGACGCGCCAGACGGCGACTACGTGCTCCGGGTGGTGGCCGAGGGCTTCTCCGGGCCCAGCCAGCGCGTCCAGCTGACTGGAGCGGCCGCGACCCTCGACATCCGGGTCGACGTGGCCGCCCTGGCCGAGTCGGTGGTGGTGACCGCCGGCCTGGCCCCTGTGACCCGCTCGGGGACCGGGGCAAGCCTGACCGTCCTCGATCAGACGGAATTGCGGGCCCGGCAGCTGGAGAGCAGCGTCGACGCGCTGCGCTCGGTGCCTGGCCTCGCGGTCCTGCGCAGCGGCGGCCGCGGCGCCGTGACCTCGCTGTTCCCACGTGGCGGGGAGAGCGACTTCACGCTGGTGCTGGTGGACGGCATCCGCCTCAACGACATGGGCGGCAGCTTCGACGCCGCCCACCTGCCGCTGTTCGACCTCGACCGTATCGAGGTGGTGCGTGGTCCCCAGAGTGCGCTGTACGGCACCGATGCGGTCGGCGGCGTGGTGCAACTGGTGACCCGGCGCGGTGGCCCCTTCAGCGCCGGCGGGCTGTTCGAGGCAGGCTCGTTCGGCACGTGGCGCGCCAACGGGACGGCCAATGGCACGACCGGCCGGTTCCGCTGGGGCGGCGGCGTCGAGCGGCTGGCCAGCGACGGGTTCACCGGCACCGCCCCCGGCACGGGCGAGGTGGTCAGCAACGACGACTACACCCGCACCGATGCCACCGTGAGCCTCGGCTACCAGGGCGACCGCCTGCTCCTCAGCGGCCTGCTGCGGGCCGGCGACAACACCAGGGGGGTGCCCGGGCCGTACGGCAGCGACCCCAACGACACGTACGCCGGCGTCGATCGCGTGTCGCGCAACGACAACCGGACGCTGGCCGCTGGCGCGTCGGCCACCTGGCGGCTCCGCCCGGCGGCGCAGGTCCGCGGCGCCTTCTCGCTGGCCGATCGCGACAGCACCTACCTCAGCATCTACACGCCCGACACCCCGACGGCATCCGGCAACCGCCTCTACTCCGGCCGGGGATCCTTCGATCTGGCCTGGCTGGGCGTGGCCTGGACGGCCGGCGGCGAGTACATGCGCGAGCGCGCGCAGTCGGCGTACTTCACCGGGCTCGAGAATCAGGAAATCCCCGTCGACCGGACACAGGTCGGGGCGTTCGGCGAGGGGCGATTCGAGCGCGGCCGACTCGCCCTGCAGGGCGGCCTGCGCTACGAGCGCGTCGTGCGCGACGCCCTCGAGGGCAACCGCTCGGTGTTCAGCCCGCGGCCGCCCTTCGCCGCGTCCACGACCTCGGTGGTCAACCCGCGCCTGTCGGTGAGCTACCGCCTCCTCGGCGGCGACACGACCTGGCTGCGCCTGCGCGGCAACTTCGGCACGGGCATGCGGGCGCCCGGCGCCTTCGAGATCGCGTTCACCGACAACCCGGGACTGAAGCCGGAACGCACGCGCAGTATCGATGGCGGCGTCGAGACCGGCTGGTTCGGCGGGCGCCTGATCGTCGATGCCGTCTACTTCCGCAACGAGTACGACGACCTCATCGTCACGGTGGCGCGCGTGCCGGGCACCACGTCCTACCGCAGCGACAACATCTCCAACGCGCTGGCCGAAGGTGTGGAGGGCACCGTCTCGTTCCGCCCCACCGCCTTCATGACGGTGCGCGGCGGAGTGGTCGGGCAACGGACCGAGATCCTCGCCAACGACGGTCGCCCGGTCGCGCCCTCGCCCTTCACGGTCGGCGACCCGCTGCTGCGTCGGCCCGAGCTGGCCGGCTTTGCCGACGTGATCCTGACGGCCGGTCGGACCAGCGGCTTCGTGCGAGTCGACAGCCGCGGCGACACGCAGGACATCGACCCGTCGTTCGGGGCCAACGCGGGCATCTTCACCAACCCGGGCTACCTGACGGTCGATGCCGGCGCGTCGTGGCGCGTGCTCGAACGCGTGGAGGTGTTCGGGCGGGCCCTGAACCTGCTCGACACCGACTACGAGGAGATCTTCGGCTTCCCGGCGCTGGGTCGCAGCGTGATGGTCGGGGTGCGGGTTGCTGCGAGCCGCTGA